In one Dermacentor variabilis isolate Ectoservices chromosome 4, ASM5094787v1, whole genome shotgun sequence genomic region, the following are encoded:
- the LOC142579935 gene encoding high-affinity choline transporter 1-like, with amino-acid sequence MAINIPGLVAIVFFYLIILVVGIWAGRKNDAPRRSTLSMSMGEQSNIMLAGRNIGLFIGVFTMTATWVGGGYINGTAEVIYISGLAWCQAPFGYALSLLIGGYLFAVKMRKAGYKTMLDPFQQHFGARMGCLLFLPALCGEVFWSAAILAALGATVEVIMDFERTESVIASACIALFYTFTGGLYSVAYTDVIQLLAIFFGLWLSVPFAMFHQAVGPISYPRNDFVGSVEWQDFGNYWDSMLLLMMGGVPWQVYFQRVLSSRTAEGAELLSYMAAFGCLFMAIPPVVIGAVAKAANFTKAGYTKAVPLTGEATSLTLPLVLQYLTPGFVSAMGLGAVSAAVMSSSDSSILSAASMFAWNIYKLGIRQNATEKEVIGVMRVSIVLVGALATFMALTADSIYGLWYLSSDLVYVILFPQLVCVVYLKEHVNTYGSFAAYVVGCFLRAGGGESILKIPPFIKYPFYDYEEGVQRFPFRTFSMVISFLTLVAVSGITSWLFAGGRAPLDWDVFGCFQPDAKVLGKPPLVEGAELKAPSAVGPPPAAPEPALTPITAETSAIPGGSVSASTTPHDAAGITPHSTSEYKLSPVEKIPSRISQHSAEITSKSHRSPAKGDVSKDASDTSTSKRKRKKHRRSSQESSKSAQSVTPQPAQPSAAHETTTEAERL; translated from the exons ATGGCGATCAACATACCGGGCCTGGTGGCCATCGTATTCTTCTACCTCATCATCCTGGTGGTGGGAATCTGGGCCGGCCGCAAGAACGATGCGCCGCGTCGAAGCACGTTATCAATGAGCATGGGCGAACAATCCAACATCATGCTCGCCGGCAGAAACATCGGTCTGTTCATCGGCGTCTTTACTATGACCG CGACCTGGGTTGGAGGCGGTTATATCAATGGTACCGCCGAAGTGATCTACATCAGCGGGCTCGCCTGGTGCCAGGCTCCCTTCGGATACGCACTCAGCCTGCTCATCG GCGGATACCTGTTCGCGGTCAAGATGAGGAAGGCCGGCTACAAGACAATGCTGGACCCTTTCCAGCAGCACTTCGGCGCCCGCATGGGCTGCTTGCTCTTCCTGCCGGCACTTTGCGGTGAAGTGTTCTGGTCGGCCGCCATCCTCGCCGCCCTCG GCGCCACCGTAGAGGTCATCATGGACTTTGAGCGCACAGAGTCGGTGATCGCGTCGGCGTGCATTGCCCTTTTCTACACTTTCACGGGCGGCCTCTACTCGGTCGCCTACACGGACGTCATCCAGCTCCTTGCCATCTTCTTCGGCCTG TGGCTGTCGGTGCCCTTCGCCATGTTCCACCAGGCAGTGGGCCCGATCTCGTACCCGAGGAACGACTTTGTGGGTAGCGTCGAGTGGCAGGACTTCGGCAACTACTGGGACTCCATGCTCCTCCTCATGATGGGCGGCGTGCCCTGGCAG GTCTACTTCCAGCGGGTTCTCTCGAGCCGCACGGCCGAGGGTGCCGAGCTGCTGTCGTACATGGCGGCGTTCGGCTGCCTGTTCATGGCCATCCCACCCGTCGTCATCGGCGCCGTCGCCAAGGCAGCCA ACTTTACGAAAGCGGGCTACACGAAGGCCGTTCCACTGACGGGCGAGGCGACGTCGCTGACGTTGCCGCTGGTCCTGCAGTACCTGACGCCCGGCTTCGTCTCCGCCATGGGGCTGGGCGCCGTCTCCGCGGCGGTGATGTCGTCTTCGGACTCGTCCATTCTCAGCGCGGCCTCCATGTTCGCCTGGAATATCTACAAACTCGGCATCAGGCAGAAC GCCACGGAGAAGGAGGTGATCGGCGTGATGCGCGTGTCCATTGTGCTGGTGGGCGCACTGGCCACCTTCATGGCGCTCACGGCCGACTCCATCTACGGCCTGTGGTACCTCTCCTCGGACCTGGTCTACGTGATCCTCTTCCCGCAGCTCGTGTGCGTGGTCTACCTCAAGGAGCACGTCAACACGTACGGCTCCTTCGCCGCCTACGTGGTCGGCTGCTTCCTGCGCGCGGGCGGCGGCGAGTCCATTCTCAAGATACCACCCTTCATCAAGTACCCATTTTACGACTACGAGGAGGGCGTGCAGCGCTTCCCGTTCCGCACCTTCTCCATGGTCATCAGCTTCCTCACCCTGGTGGCGGTGTCCGGCATCACCTCGTGGCTCTTCGCCGGTGGACGCGCGCCCCTCGACTGGGACGTGTTCGGCTGCTTTCAGCCCGACGCCAAGGTGCTCGGCAAGCCGCCCTTGGTTGAGGGCGCGGAATTGAAGGCGCCTTCCGCTGTCGGCCCACCGCCCGCTGCCCCCGAGCCTGCGCTCACGCCGATCACGGCGGAGACGTCTGCGATTCCGGGCGGTAGTGTGTCAGCGTCGACTACACCTCATGACGCCGCAGGGATCACGCCTCATAGCACCTCGGAATACAAGCTGTCACCTGTCGAGAAGATTCCCAGTCGCATATCGCAGCACTC AGCTGAAATTACGTCCAAAAGTCACCGGTCACCAGCGAAGGGTGACGTCAGCAAGGACGCGAGCGATACGTCGACCAGCAAGCGCAAGCGCAAGAAGCACCGCCGCTCCAGCCAGGAGTCAAGCAAGTCGGCGCAAAGCGTCACCCCGCAGCCGGCGCAACCATCGGCCGCGCACGAGACCACAACCGAGGCGGAGCGCCTCTGA